Proteins encoded together in one Oxalobacteraceae sp. CFBP 8761 window:
- a CDS encoding HDOD domain-containing protein — translation MKKWIDRMLGADKAPAPDASEAPAGEAAHDLAVQVDAAYYRWLTASAGYDATPEVEEHLLDLVRTLALDPGAASGLVPRIPELIPELLRDLADDAVSQGALARSVERDTVLVAEVIREANSAYYRPLQPIKSLDAALLMLGQNGLRMLLARIAFRPLLRMADTGFARHAAPLVWHQAEKCALASSLMAPGMAAGVFEAYLAGLMQNLGLLVAFRLAERAAEAGKIPGSSEFGARLFAVSRGLSASIAAHWEFPPDVVQAIATSSTPAASALARALERGDQIAKLRLLIDAHVVAEDDSLVSAGLDSFERRCLGKLADIRV, via the coding sequence ATGAAAAAATGGATTGACCGTATGCTGGGCGCCGACAAGGCGCCGGCCCCTGATGCCAGCGAAGCGCCGGCCGGCGAAGCGGCGCACGACCTTGCGGTGCAGGTCGACGCCGCGTATTACCGCTGGCTGACCGCTTCGGCCGGCTACGATGCCACGCCCGAGGTCGAAGAGCACCTGCTGGACCTGGTGCGCACGCTGGCGCTCGACCCGGGCGCGGCCAGCGGCCTGGTGCCGCGCATCCCCGAACTGATCCCCGAACTGCTGCGCGACCTGGCCGACGACGCCGTGTCGCAGGGCGCGCTCGCACGCTCGGTCGAGCGCGACACGGTGCTGGTGGCCGAGGTGATCCGCGAAGCCAACAGTGCCTATTACCGCCCGCTGCAGCCCATCAAGTCGCTCGATGCCGCGCTGTTGATGCTCGGTCAGAACGGCCTGCGCATGCTGCTGGCGCGGATCGCGTTCCGGCCGCTCTTGCGCATGGCCGACACCGGCTTTGCACGCCACGCTGCGCCGCTCGTGTGGCACCAGGCGGAGAAGTGTGCGCTGGCGTCAAGCCTGATGGCGCCGGGCATGGCTGCCGGTGTGTTCGAAGCGTACCTGGCTGGCCTGATGCAGAACCTGGGCTTGCTGGTGGCCTTCCGCCTGGCCGAGCGCGCGGCCGAAGCGGGCAAGATTCCCGGCTCGAGCGAATTCGGCGCCCGGCTGTTTGCCGTCAGCCGGGGGCTGTCTGCGTCGATCGCGGCGCACTGGGAGTTTCCGCCGGATGTCGTGCAGGCCATCGCCACTTCCAGCACGCCGGCCGCCTCGGCGCTGGCCCGGGCGCTGGAGCGGGGCGACCAGATCGCCAAGCTGCGCCTCTTGATCGACGCGCACGTCGTCGCGGAGGACGACAGCCTCGTCAGCGCTGGCCTGGACAGCTTTGAACGGCGCTGCCTGGGCAAGCTGGCCGACATCCGCGTTTAG
- a CDS encoding GGDEF domain-containing protein, with amino-acid sequence MTSEASLYRHTVLYLCQSFFIKDNRAELLLHAHKYDFDIRFFSELAQFIAAVDADRGTSLFVIDLDTLHNMQADLQDGRKTLMLGELLARLPPGHSYVYLQSSRQGSRFLLQQRLVDSHCLAYAEKPIANDVLVDKLFNLFVQSKRGDAVTLVTLGLPGSLDDAALRDQRIDVSYHADPSTLHLRVKELQPDLVLIPDSDYLRVDALARVMQKNIEADPVREIVLLQRRPDDALARRALGDGFDAVLPDTGSGMLEAQLANRAAKIRVNKDLIGKDRATGLLNKVGLRRKTQDLIRQATLEDKPLAFGVIDIDKFKTINDTWGHHFGDIVIKRLCLCLAPQMGERDLLSRFGGEEFVVVFWDCTLAQAWPRLDALRAAFGAIAFQVAPGDERRFSFSGGLAAFPAQRSENELFVQADAMLYTAKQGGRNRICPAR; translated from the coding sequence ATGACAAGCGAGGCATCACTGTACCGACATACTGTTCTGTATCTCTGCCAGAGTTTCTTCATCAAGGACAACCGGGCAGAGTTGCTGCTGCACGCGCACAAATACGATTTCGACATCCGCTTCTTCAGCGAACTGGCGCAATTTATCGCAGCCGTCGACGCCGATCGCGGCACCAGCCTGTTCGTGATCGACCTCGACACCCTGCACAATATGCAGGCCGACCTGCAGGATGGGCGCAAGACGCTGATGCTGGGTGAATTGCTGGCGCGCCTGCCGCCCGGTCACAGCTATGTGTACCTGCAATCGAGCCGCCAGGGCAGCCGCTTCCTGCTGCAGCAACGGCTGGTCGACAGCCATTGCCTGGCGTATGCCGAAAAGCCGATCGCCAACGATGTGCTGGTCGACAAGCTGTTCAACCTGTTCGTGCAAAGCAAGCGGGGCGACGCCGTCACACTGGTCACGCTCGGCCTGCCCGGCAGCCTGGATGACGCGGCGCTGCGCGACCAGCGCATCGACGTCAGTTACCACGCCGACCCATCCACGTTGCACCTGCGCGTCAAGGAATTGCAGCCCGATCTGGTCTTGATCCCCGACAGCGACTACCTGCGGGTGGACGCCCTGGCGCGCGTGATGCAAAAGAATATCGAGGCTGACCCGGTGCGCGAAATCGTGCTGCTGCAGCGCCGCCCGGACGACGCCCTGGCCCGGCGCGCGCTGGGCGATGGCTTTGACGCCGTCCTGCCCGACACCGGCTCGGGCATGCTCGAAGCGCAACTGGCCAACCGCGCGGCCAAGATCCGCGTCAACAAGGATTTGATCGGCAAGGACCGCGCCACCGGCCTGCTCAACAAGGTCGGGCTGCGGCGTAAAACGCAGGACCTGATCCGCCAGGCCACGCTGGAAGACAAACCGCTGGCATTCGGCGTCATTGACATCGACAAGTTCAAGACCATCAACGACACCTGGGGCCACCATTTCGGCGACATCGTCATCAAGCGGCTATGCCTGTGCCTGGCGCCGCAGATGGGCGAGCGCGATCTGCTCAGCCGCTTTGGCGGCGAGGAGTTCGTGGTGGTGTTCTGGGACTGCACGCTGGCGCAGGCCTGGCCGCGGCTGGACGCGCTGCGCGCCGCCTTCGGCGCCATCGCGTTCCAGGTGGCGCCGGGCGACGAGCGGCGCTTTTCGTTCAGCGGCGGCCTGGCCGCGTTTCCGGCGCAGCGCAGCGAAAACGAACTGTTCGTGCAAGCCGATGCGATGCTCTACACGGCCAAGCAAGGTGGGCGCAACCGGATCTGCCCGGCGCGCTAA
- a CDS encoding S46 family peptidase: protein MFKSIFLPVALLGAATAAFADEGQWQPHQLPQLSSELKRIGITMPASKLADLSKHPMSAMVSLGGCSASFVSPDGLVVTNHHCAYGAIQRNSTPEQNYIVNGFLARTRAEELPGGPNTLIYVTEKVENVTKRVLDGLSPTLSGSERHALVAARVKALIAECETDKSTRCSVPAFHRGLEYYRIKQLMIRDVRLVHAPSDRIGNFGGDIDNYEWPRQTGDYSFLRAYVGKDGRPADPSPDNVPYRSKDFLLVSAEGLKNGDPILLAGYPGRTSRYKLPSEIRFARDVDFPAKAATITADLAIIAAATKDNPAWDVRYASVAKSLNNVLKKTQGLMDGFARKDIAAIKDVQDAEFRTWQQSHAGANKNLLTELDAVIARDMALQRQESAWNEATHSDLLKSARTLYRLALERQKPDAQREGGYQERDLSFIKARLTRLEQSFVPSVDEARYKAALARYARIDGAVRPQGLDALLPTEAALPAMYRSSELADTAKRLAWIGKDPQAFRASNDPFIALAVRLHDAGMVLENGRNEIDGNLERVIPQYMAAVIAFKTSQGKPVYPDANSTLRVTYGTVSPYSPRDGLLKGPFTTVEGILEKETDKDPFIVPAALKEAIQGKRYGVFKDKALGTVPVNFLSSADTTGGNSGSAVMNGRGELVGLNFDSTYESITKDWYFDTAITRAIHVDIRYMLWVMKEVDHADNLLKEMTIKYPKK from the coding sequence TTGTTCAAATCGATTTTCCTGCCTGTCGCCCTCCTGGGCGCCGCGACCGCCGCCTTTGCCGACGAAGGCCAGTGGCAACCGCACCAGCTGCCGCAGCTCTCGTCCGAACTCAAGCGCATTGGCATCACGATGCCGGCTTCGAAGCTGGCCGACCTGAGCAAGCATCCGATGAGCGCCATGGTGTCGCTCGGTGGCTGCTCGGCCTCGTTCGTCTCGCCCGATGGCCTGGTGGTCACGAACCACCACTGCGCCTACGGCGCGATCCAGCGCAATTCGACCCCGGAACAGAACTACATCGTCAATGGCTTTTTGGCCAGGACCCGCGCCGAAGAACTGCCGGGCGGCCCGAACACGCTGATCTACGTGACCGAAAAGGTCGAGAACGTCACTAAGCGCGTGCTGGATGGCCTGAGCCCCACGCTGTCGGGCAGCGAGCGCCATGCACTGGTGGCCGCGCGCGTGAAGGCCTTGATCGCCGAATGCGAGACCGACAAATCGACGCGCTGCTCGGTGCCGGCGTTTCACCGCGGCCTGGAGTACTACCGCATCAAGCAGCTGATGATCCGCGACGTGCGCCTGGTGCACGCGCCGTCGGACCGCATCGGCAACTTCGGCGGCGACATCGACAACTACGAGTGGCCGCGCCAGACGGGCGATTACTCGTTCCTGCGCGCCTACGTTGGCAAGGACGGCCGTCCGGCCGACCCGTCGCCGGACAACGTGCCATACCGTTCGAAGGACTTCCTGCTGGTGTCGGCCGAAGGCCTGAAGAACGGCGATCCGATCCTGCTGGCCGGCTATCCGGGCCGCACCAGCCGCTACAAGCTGCCAAGCGAGATCCGCTTCGCGCGCGACGTCGATTTCCCGGCCAAGGCAGCCACGATCACGGCCGACCTGGCCATCATCGCCGCCGCAACCAAGGACAATCCCGCCTGGGACGTGCGCTATGCGAGCGTGGCCAAGAGCCTGAACAACGTGCTGAAAAAGACGCAGGGCCTGATGGACGGCTTCGCGCGCAAGGACATTGCCGCCATCAAGGACGTGCAGGACGCCGAGTTCCGCACCTGGCAGCAAAGCCATGCTGGCGCGAACAAGAACCTGCTGACCGAACTGGACGCCGTGATCGCCCGCGACATGGCCCTGCAACGCCAGGAATCTGCGTGGAATGAAGCGACCCACAGCGACCTGCTCAAGAGCGCACGCACGCTGTACCGCCTGGCCCTCGAACGCCAGAAGCCGGATGCGCAGCGCGAAGGCGGCTACCAGGAACGCGACCTGTCGTTCATCAAGGCGCGCCTGACGCGGCTCGAGCAATCGTTCGTCCCGAGCGTGGACGAAGCGCGCTACAAGGCCGCGCTGGCCCGCTACGCGCGTATCGATGGCGCCGTGCGCCCGCAGGGTCTCGACGCGCTGCTGCCGACGGAAGCGGCGCTGCCGGCAATGTACCGCAGCAGCGAGCTGGCCGACACCGCCAAGCGCCTGGCCTGGATCGGCAAGGACCCGCAGGCCTTCCGCGCCTCGAACGATCCGTTCATCGCGCTGGCCGTGCGCCTGCACGACGCCGGCATGGTGCTGGAAAACGGGCGCAACGAGATCGACGGCAACCTTGAACGCGTGATCCCGCAATACATGGCGGCCGTGATCGCGTTCAAGACGTCGCAGGGCAAGCCGGTCTACCCGGACGCCAACTCGACGCTGCGCGTGACCTACGGCACGGTGTCGCCGTACTCACCGCGCGACGGCCTGCTGAAAGGCCCGTTCACGACCGTCGAAGGCATTCTTGAGAAGGAAACCGATAAGGATCCGTTCATCGTTCCGGCCGCGCTCAAGGAAGCGATTCAGGGCAAGCGCTACGGCGTGTTCAAGGACAAGGCGCTGGGCACCGTGCCGGTCAACTTCCTGTCGAGCGCCGACACCACGGGCGGCAATTCAGGTTCGGCCGTGATGAACGGGCGGGGCGAGCTGGTGGGCCTGAACTTCGATTCGACCTATGAATCGATCACCAAGGACTGGTACTTCGACACCGCCATCACGCGCGCGATCCACGTGGATATCCGCTACATGCTGTGGGTGATGAAGGAGGTCGACCATGCCGACAACCTGCTCAAGGAAATGACGATCAAGTATCCGAAGAAGTAA
- a CDS encoding nicotinamide mononucleotide transporter has protein sequence MNEPLVLAGLTTSPLELISFLLAVITVVLNIRQKHWAWLFSIASSATYAVVFFDARLYGDMGLQFVFIIASIWGWTMWLRGAGNGPLVVKRLNPGTSAWVLVAWFAGFVVLSTFLDHFTDTDVPHADGFLTAGSLMGQLLLARKKLENWHIWIAVDILYVGLYVYKGLMLTAVLYGVFVLLAIAGLRAWAAHVEQRT, from the coding sequence ATGAACGAACCCCTTGTCCTTGCCGGCCTGACGACGTCGCCACTCGAACTGATCTCGTTCCTGCTGGCCGTCATCACCGTCGTGCTCAACATCCGCCAGAAACACTGGGCCTGGCTGTTCTCGATCGCGTCGTCCGCCACCTACGCGGTGGTGTTTTTCGACGCGCGGCTGTATGGCGACATGGGGCTGCAGTTCGTGTTCATCATCGCGTCGATCTGGGGCTGGACTATGTGGCTGCGCGGCGCCGGCAATGGTCCGCTGGTTGTCAAGCGCCTCAATCCCGGTACCAGCGCCTGGGTACTCGTCGCCTGGTTCGCCGGCTTCGTGGTGCTCTCGACCTTCCTCGATCATTTCACCGACACCGACGTGCCACACGCCGATGGCTTCCTCACCGCCGGCAGCCTGATGGGGCAACTGCTCCTGGCGCGCAAGAAGCTCGAGAACTGGCACATCTGGATCGCGGTCGACATCCTGTATGTCGGCCTGTATGTCTACAAGGGCCTGATGCTCACGGCGGTGCTGTATGGCGTGTTCGTGCTGCTGGCTATTGCCGGGCTGCGTGCCTGGGCGGCGCATGTGGAGCAGCGGACATGA
- a CDS encoding ATP-binding protein: MPVAGVARIAILGAESSGKSTLSEALARRYDTVWVPEYLREFVDVHARVPREEDQFGIAHTQLAREDAAAGVARRYLFCDTTALMTALYSRVYWDRVDAQLAQLAARHAYAITLVTAPDGPWEPDGLQRESEEVRQMVHRLLLETLATRGIAYTLLAGDLPQRLRQVEQLLGVP, translated from the coding sequence ATGCCGGTGGCCGGTGTGGCCAGGATTGCAATCCTGGGCGCGGAATCGTCAGGCAAGTCCACGTTGTCCGAAGCGCTGGCGCGCCGCTACGACACCGTCTGGGTGCCGGAATACCTGCGCGAATTCGTCGACGTCCATGCGCGCGTTCCGCGTGAGGAAGACCAGTTCGGCATCGCGCACACGCAACTGGCGCGCGAAGATGCAGCAGCCGGCGTCGCGCGGCGCTACCTGTTCTGCGACACGACGGCGCTGATGACGGCGCTGTACAGCCGCGTGTACTGGGACCGTGTGGACGCGCAACTGGCGCAGCTCGCCGCGCGTCACGCCTACGCCATCACGCTGGTGACGGCGCCCGACGGCCCGTGGGAACCGGACGGCCTGCAGCGCGAATCCGAGGAGGTGCGCCAGATGGTGCACCGGCTGCTGCTCGAGACGCTCGCCACGCGCGGCATTGCCTACACCTTGCTGGCAGGGGACCTGCCGCAACGCTTGCGGCAGGTGGAACAGCTGCTCGGCGTACCGTAA
- a CDS encoding HDOD domain-containing protein, protein MKNWIGRLLGSAEKETIAPAPVSATLTFDDDQAVATEVQATYYRWLTASSRCKASPEQEAQILREVRSLAADPVCAAGLVPRIPELIAQLLTSLSDENISTGALSAQVGRDLVLVAEVIREANSAYYRPVTPIETLEGAVTMLGLNGLRMLLARIAFRPLLRVTVQGVARQVAPIVWKHAERCAFAASVMAPGLSAGVFEAYLSGLMQNLGLQVAFQVADRVCQGKVPGSGEFGIAFFAASRELSSVIASHWDFPPDVVKAIAQAHEAEGSHPAQALALGDRIATLRLLLDAGVIGDDDPLVMQGLNGFERRCLGKLLELSE, encoded by the coding sequence ATGAAAAATTGGATTGGTCGCTTGCTGGGCAGCGCCGAGAAGGAAACCATCGCGCCGGCGCCGGTCAGCGCAACGCTGACGTTCGACGACGATCAAGCCGTCGCGACCGAGGTCCAGGCTACCTATTACCGTTGGTTGACGGCCAGCAGCCGCTGCAAGGCATCCCCTGAACAGGAGGCGCAAATCCTGCGCGAAGTGCGCTCGCTCGCCGCCGATCCGGTCTGCGCGGCCGGTCTGGTGCCACGTATCCCCGAACTCATCGCGCAGCTCTTGACCTCGCTGTCGGACGAGAACATCTCGACCGGCGCGCTGTCGGCTCAGGTGGGGCGCGACCTGGTGCTGGTGGCTGAAGTCATCCGCGAAGCGAACAGCGCCTATTACCGCCCGGTGACGCCCATCGAAACGCTGGAAGGGGCGGTGACGATGCTGGGCCTGAACGGCCTGCGCATGCTGCTCGCACGCATCGCATTCAGGCCGCTGCTGCGCGTGACGGTGCAGGGCGTGGCGCGCCAGGTCGCACCGATCGTCTGGAAGCATGCCGAACGCTGCGCATTCGCCGCCAGCGTCATGGCGCCGGGGCTGTCAGCCGGCGTGTTCGAAGCCTACCTGTCCGGCTTGATGCAGAACCTCGGCTTGCAGGTGGCGTTTCAGGTGGCCGACCGCGTCTGCCAAGGCAAGGTGCCGGGCTCCGGCGAATTCGGCATCGCGTTCTTTGCCGCCAGCCGCGAGCTGTCATCGGTGATTGCCAGCCACTGGGATTTTCCGCCGGATGTCGTCAAGGCGATCGCGCAGGCGCATGAGGCGGAGGGCTCGCATCCGGCGCAGGCGCTGGCGCTGGGTGACCGGATCGCGACGCTGCGCTTGCTGCTGGACGCTGGGGTGATCGGTGATGATGATCCGCTGGTGATGCAGGGGTTGAACGGATTTGAGCGGCGGTGTCTGGGCAAGTTGCTGGAGTTGTCGGAATAA
- a CDS encoding OmpA family protein, translating into MSHRAVPLILAALSFATASATVGAQANRYSTDLPGAGDHPLIFRYAGSILYLHGGENYGTAKVFVAGKHGGEIEEIEGKLTNRLYWAPAQRSPLEVFRNYQQALRQAGFEVLYECEEARCKQDRTQNQMVRWVEKMRWIPSAGSQGYLRRMFEYKPGFHYVHARKRDGDASVDVQVALRAGDNDRHNAGRVQQLVQVIESARLEGGKVMVDAAAIRSSLRREGRVALYGVLFDTNQAVIKPESGATLGEMAGALKADAALDVFIVGHTDNQGAVAGNVDLSRRRAQAVVDALVSRHGIAPNRLQAQGVANFAPAAVNTREDGRARNRRVEMVVR; encoded by the coding sequence ATGTCCCACCGGGCTGTGCCCTTGATCCTTGCCGCCCTGTCATTTGCGACTGCGAGCGCAACTGTCGGCGCGCAGGCCAACCGGTATTCCACCGATCTGCCCGGCGCAGGCGACCATCCGCTCATCTTCCGCTATGCCGGCTCGATTCTCTACCTGCACGGGGGCGAGAACTACGGCACGGCCAAGGTCTTCGTCGCCGGCAAGCACGGCGGGGAGATCGAAGAGATCGAAGGCAAGCTGACCAATCGTCTGTACTGGGCGCCGGCGCAGCGCTCACCGCTCGAGGTGTTCCGCAACTACCAGCAGGCGCTCAGGCAGGCCGGTTTCGAGGTGCTGTACGAGTGCGAGGAAGCCAGATGCAAGCAGGATCGCACGCAAAACCAGATGGTGCGCTGGGTAGAAAAAATGCGCTGGATTCCCAGCGCCGGTTCGCAGGGCTACTTGCGCCGGATGTTCGAGTACAAGCCAGGCTTCCACTACGTGCACGCGCGCAAGCGCGACGGGGACGCGTCGGTCGATGTGCAGGTCGCGCTGCGCGCTGGCGACAACGACCGCCATAACGCCGGCAGGGTCCAGCAACTGGTGCAGGTGATCGAGTCGGCCCGCCTCGAGGGAGGCAAGGTGATGGTCGATGCGGCGGCAATTCGTTCTTCGCTCCGGCGCGAAGGCCGCGTTGCCCTGTATGGCGTGCTGTTCGATACCAATCAGGCTGTCATCAAGCCCGAATCGGGCGCTACCCTGGGCGAGATGGCCGGCGCCCTGAAGGCCGACGCTGCGCTCGATGTCTTCATCGTCGGGCATACCGACAACCAGGGCGCGGTGGCCGGCAATGTCGATTTGTCGCGCCGGCGGGCACAGGCCGTGGTCGACGCCCTGGTCTCGCGCCATGGCATCGCCCCGAACCGTCTGCAGGCGCAAGGTGTGGCCAACTTCGCACCGGCTGCGGTCAACACCCGCGAGGACGGGCGCGCCAGGAACCGGCGCGTGGAAATGGTGGTGCGCTGA
- a CDS encoding DUF1911 domain-containing protein, which produces MDVLIKALVPDHAIQQKYKADKNAAIWMEPVLRIVASAPEERAEGLERHMKNWCRMLRPWGCKPDLVPRSAKDRIFCDFSFEVALVVCAYDIDDRTFCDHPYYPRDLVEYYRAHLRYTRDAWRAEGVGAGVAVSAPPPPKKADLTKTKRKGIARWIELVCDGNIDVTESVLEVIGKPRKLERIDALMEALGEENQAIHADMKDDETALYQAGELAEQRDVGEFDGPSGPPFGPARCSAGLLAFAHWLQPRGYCLVDLDNDDDAWHAVVVKTEYHAELIELSNRLKIRARAPDTVYHG; this is translated from the coding sequence ATGGATGTCTTGATTAAGGCCTTGGTCCCCGATCACGCTATCCAACAGAAATACAAGGCAGATAAAAATGCGGCAATATGGATGGAACCGGTATTGCGGATAGTTGCTTCTGCACCCGAAGAGCGCGCCGAAGGATTGGAGCGCCATATGAAAAATTGGTGCCGAATGCTGCGCCCGTGGGGATGCAAACCCGATCTTGTGCCGCGTTCTGCCAAGGACCGGATTTTCTGCGATTTTTCGTTTGAAGTGGCCTTGGTCGTGTGCGCCTACGATATTGATGATCGTACTTTCTGCGACCATCCTTATTATCCACGCGATCTTGTGGAATATTATCGCGCTCATCTGCGTTACACGCGTGATGCTTGGCGTGCCGAAGGTGTTGGCGCCGGTGTTGCGGTCAGTGCGCCGCCGCCGCCGAAGAAGGCCGACCTCACCAAGACCAAGCGCAAGGGCATCGCACGTTGGATTGAGCTAGTCTGCGACGGTAATATCGACGTCACAGAGTCTGTTCTTGAGGTAATCGGAAAACCACGCAAGCTGGAACGTATAGATGCACTGATGGAAGCCCTCGGCGAGGAGAATCAGGCTATCCACGCTGATATGAAGGACGACGAAACGGCGCTGTATCAGGCAGGTGAGCTTGCTGAACAGCGTGACGTCGGTGAATTCGACGGGCCGTCCGGCCCACCATTCGGTCCAGCCCGATGCAGTGCCGGCCTGTTGGCGTTCGCACACTGGCTACAGCCGCGCGGCTACTGCCTGGTCGACCTCGATAACGACGACGATGCCTGGCACGCCGTCGTGGTCAAAACCGAATACCACGCCGAACTGATTGAGCTGAGCAACAGGCTGAAAATACGCGCGCGCGCGCCCGACACCGTCTACCACGGCTGA
- a CDS encoding DUF1911 domain-containing protein — MHESSEFLRGYADHSQTYDPYPLGGTNRGALGFFAIALLVTESSEFLVQLRQLIPPDSKRRSYLLDILTKAFIPDFELAKNYKMDQFAAVWMIPILRSLAMSGEERTQALANHLNRWCQIMRPWGWKPDLDPVARGDNLFCDFAFELALAVCAYDLDDRSFSDNPYYPRDLVEYYRANVRHTRDAWRAEGVGSGVPVEAPPPSKKADLANSKRKAFARWVELVCDGDMDATEAVLETIGKPRKVEDINELMESLADSSQAIEADIKDDETTLLQAAQLAEQRALGDFDGPPGPPFGPARCSAGLLAFAHWLQPRGYRLVDLDNDDDAWHAVVVKTEYHAELLELSHSLSIRTRAPEAIYKD; from the coding sequence ATGCACGAGAGTTCGGAGTTTTTAAGAGGATATGCCGATCATTCCCAGACATACGATCCTTATCCGTTGGGCGGAACAAATCGAGGTGCCCTGGGATTTTTTGCAATTGCACTGCTTGTCACGGAGTCAAGCGAATTTCTAGTCCAGCTTCGACAGCTTATTCCGCCAGATTCGAAAAGGCGATCCTATCTTCTAGATATCTTGACAAAGGCGTTCATTCCCGACTTCGAATTAGCCAAAAATTACAAAATGGATCAATTCGCTGCGGTGTGGATGATTCCCATTCTTCGTTCTCTAGCCATGTCTGGCGAAGAGCGGACGCAGGCGTTGGCCAACCACTTGAATCGCTGGTGCCAAATAATGCGGCCATGGGGATGGAAGCCGGATCTTGATCCCGTGGCTCGCGGTGACAACCTGTTTTGCGATTTTGCCTTCGAGCTTGCCTTGGCTGTATGTGCCTATGATCTCGACGACCGTTCGTTTAGCGACAATCCGTATTATCCACGCGATCTGGTTGAGTACTACCGAGCTAACGTGCGGCACACACGTGACGCATGGCGGGCCGAAGGGGTGGGTTCTGGTGTTCCAGTCGAAGCACCTCCGCCTTCTAAGAAGGCTGACTTGGCAAACTCGAAACGCAAGGCCTTTGCACGATGGGTCGAACTGGTTTGCGACGGCGATATGGATGCCACCGAAGCTGTGCTGGAGACGATCGGCAAACCGCGCAAGGTAGAGGACATCAACGAACTGATGGAATCGCTGGCCGACTCGAGCCAGGCAATCGAAGCGGATATCAAAGATGATGAAACAACGCTTCTACAGGCCGCCCAACTTGCCGAGCAACGTGCATTGGGCGATTTCGACGGCCCACCCGGCCCGCCATTTGGCCCGGCCCGCTGCAGTGCAGGCCTGCTGGCGTTCGCACACTGGCTGCAGCCGCGAGGTTACCGCCTGGTCGATCTCGACAACGACGATGACGCCTGGCACGCCGTCGTGGTCAAGACCGAGTACCACGCCGAATTGCTTGAACTGAGCCACAGCCTGAGCATACGCACGCGCGCGCCCGAAGCCATCTACAAAGACTGA
- a CDS encoding DUF1911 domain-containing protein translates to MNQVYPIDGTWRGNISFAGLALLLVEAPEYPELLRKIIDIDLQRRAYLTDILFKAFIPNYSLASKYRIDKYSAVWMDPIQRSLALPAGERAQALATHMKNWCRIMRPWGWKPNLKPVYGGDNLFCDFAFEVALAVCAYDIDDSAFNDHPYYPRDLVEHYRTKIRHNRDAWRPHGAGAGVPIVTPPLPKRVDLSRSKRKTFARWVELVCDGDMDATESVLETIGKPRKVEDIDELMAALAASSQAIQSDVKDDATTLLQAGRIAEQRALGDFDGPPGPPFGPARCRAGLLAFADWLQPRGYRLVDLDNDDDAWHAVVVKAEYHTEFIELSNSLKIRAREPDAVYNN, encoded by the coding sequence ATGAATCAGGTGTATCCCATTGATGGCACCTGGCGGGGCAATATCTCGTTTGCTGGTTTGGCATTGCTGCTTGTAGAGGCGCCGGAATATCCTGAGCTATTGCGTAAAATAATTGACATCGACTTGCAGCGACGTGCTTATCTGACTGATATCCTTTTTAAAGCATTCATCCCGAACTATTCGCTGGCCAGCAAATACAGAATTGATAAATATTCTGCGGTATGGATGGACCCGATCCAGCGCTCGCTCGCATTGCCTGCCGGTGAGCGTGCCCAGGCACTCGCCACGCACATGAAGAACTGGTGCCGGATTATGCGCCCTTGGGGATGGAAGCCCAACCTCAAGCCGGTGTACGGCGGTGACAATCTGTTCTGTGATTTTGCTTTTGAAGTCGCTTTGGCGGTATGTGCCTACGACATCGACGACAGTGCCTTCAACGATCATCCATATTATCCGCGCGACCTGGTCGAACATTACCGCACGAAGATTCGCCACAACCGCGATGCCTGGCGCCCGCATGGGGCTGGCGCTGGCGTGCCGATTGTCACGCCGCCCCTTCCGAAGAGGGTGGACCTGTCCAGGTCGAAACGCAAGACCTTTGCACGATGGGTGGAACTGGTTTGCGACGGCGATATGGATGCCACTGAATCTGTGCTGGAAACGATCGGCAAACCGCGCAAGGTTGAGGATATCGACGAATTGATGGCGGCATTGGCCGCATCGAGCCAGGCGATTCAGTCTGACGTGAAGGATGACGCCACGACGCTGCTCCAGGCCGGGCGAATTGCCGAGCAACGCGCACTGGGTGATTTTGACGGACCGCCAGGTCCACCATTCGGCCCGGCTCGTTGCAGGGCGGGCTTGCTGGCGTTTGCAGATTGGCTGCAGCCGAGAGGTTACCGCCTGGTCGATCTCGACAACGACGATGACGCCTGGCATGCCGTCGTGGTCAAGGCCGAGTACCACACCGAATTCATTGAACTGAGCAATAGCTTGAAAATACGCGCGCGTGAACCTGACGCCGTCTACAACAACTAA